A genomic segment from Desulfurella amilsii encodes:
- the htpX gene encoding zinc metalloprotease HtpX — translation MINTVKTALLLGILTALFIVIGNAIGGRSGALIAFALAIGMNFFSYFFSDKIALGIYHAQKVTESEYPALFRIVRKLAQNADLPMPSIYIIPQEAPNAFATGRNPKNAAIAVTAGALRLLNENELMGVLGHELGHIKHRDILISTIAATIAGAIMIIADMIRWAALFGGFSKDRDSESNPFVLIALAIFAPLAATLIQLAISRAREYEADKAGAEFSANPLYLASALEKLENYSKQIPLKGNPATENLFIVNPFSAKGIINLFSTHPPIQERIKRLRQMALV, via the coding sequence ATGATAAACACGGTTAAGACCGCGCTTTTACTAGGAATACTTACAGCACTGTTTATTGTAATTGGAAATGCAATAGGTGGCAGAAGTGGGGCTTTGATAGCATTTGCGCTTGCAATTGGGATGAATTTTTTTAGTTACTTTTTTTCTGATAAAATAGCGCTTGGAATATATCACGCTCAAAAGGTTACAGAAAGCGAGTATCCTGCTTTATTCAGGATTGTAAGAAAACTTGCTCAAAATGCAGATTTGCCTATGCCAAGCATATACATAATACCACAGGAAGCTCCAAACGCATTTGCAACGGGCAGAAACCCAAAAAACGCAGCGATTGCTGTTACAGCGGGAGCGCTAAGGCTCCTGAATGAAAACGAACTAATGGGGGTATTGGGGCATGAGTTAGGTCATATTAAACACAGGGATATTTTAATTTCTACAATTGCTGCAACTATAGCTGGCGCTATAATGATTATCGCCGATATGATAAGATGGGCTGCACTGTTTGGAGGATTTTCTAAAGATCGAGATTCAGAATCTAACCCTTTTGTTTTAATAGCACTAGCAATATTTGCACCTTTGGCTGCAACGCTAATCCAGCTTGCAATATCACGTGCGAGGGAATACGAAGCAGACAAAGCTGGCGCAGAATTTAGCGCTAACCCTTTATATTTAGCAAGCGCTTTAGAAAAGCTTGAAAACTATTCAAAACAAATACCATTAAAAGGCAATCCTGCCACGGAGAATCTCTTTATTGTAAACCCATTCAGTGCAAAAGGTATAATAAACTTGTTTTCTACCCACCCGCCTATTCAAGAGCGTATTAAAAGACTAAGGCAGATGGCTTTGGTATAG
- a CDS encoding OFA family MFS transporter, with translation MAQDAAQAGGGRWLYVILGLVVNIMLGTIYSFSLFRAPLEKLWSISATASGYPFMLFLAVFAIAMPIGGNLMQKWGPRNTMILGSILVGIGWILAGFSTSIGMLALIYGIIGGFGVGLVYGCPVAVAAKWFPDKGGLAIGLTVGGFGLSALIMAPIIKALIASVGPLNTFMYLGVVFLVINVLLSLPFKFPPPDFKVASTTTTVQTQIVAVKDYDRSEAMTKSTFWILWFLYIIGAMAGITAIGIAAPVGKELKLSVAAAASAIQLFAVFNFAGRPLYGWLTDKLTPKYASALSFVIIAVATGLLYSSKSVGIYYIAFSLLWLTLGGWLAIAPTATKTFFGTKYYGKNYGVIFTAYGIAAILGTLLSGKIKDMTGSYFTVFPIVMIIAIIGIIISLALRPPKS, from the coding sequence ATGGCTCAAGATGCTGCACAAGCAGGTGGTGGTAGATGGCTTTATGTTATTCTTGGTTTAGTTGTAAACATAATGCTTGGGACTATTTACTCTTTTAGTTTGTTTAGGGCTCCTCTTGAAAAACTCTGGAGTATCTCAGCTACTGCAAGTGGTTATCCTTTTATGCTCTTCTTGGCAGTTTTTGCTATAGCTATGCCAATTGGTGGCAATTTGATGCAAAAATGGGGCCCAAGAAATACGATGATTTTGGGTAGTATACTTGTTGGAATTGGCTGGATTTTAGCTGGATTTTCCACAAGTATTGGGATGCTTGCTTTAATTTATGGGATAATCGGTGGTTTTGGTGTAGGTTTAGTTTATGGTTGTCCTGTTGCCGTTGCTGCTAAATGGTTTCCAGACAAAGGCGGTTTAGCAATTGGTTTAACGGTAGGCGGATTTGGCCTTTCTGCACTTATTATGGCACCAATAATCAAAGCTCTAATAGCCTCTGTGGGCCCTTTGAATACTTTTATGTATTTAGGTGTAGTATTTTTGGTTATAAATGTATTGCTTTCTTTGCCATTTAAATTTCCTCCACCTGATTTTAAAGTCGCATCCACTACAACTACCGTTCAGACTCAAATAGTTGCTGTTAAAGATTATGATCGCTCAGAAGCTATGACAAAATCAACCTTTTGGATACTTTGGTTCTTATATATAATTGGCGCTATGGCAGGTATTACGGCAATAGGTATTGCGGCGCCTGTAGGAAAGGAATTGAAGTTGTCTGTTGCTGCAGCAGCAAGTGCTATTCAATTATTTGCGGTATTTAACTTTGCAGGAAGACCTTTATACGGCTGGCTTACAGATAAATTGACTCCAAAATACGCATCTGCTTTGTCTTTTGTGATAATTGCTGTTGCAACAGGTTTGTTATATTCATCAAAAAGCGTAGGAATTTATTATATAGCATTTTCTTTGCTATGGCTTACACTTGGTGGTTGGCTTGCAATTGCACCAACTGCAACAAAAACATTCTTTGGCACTAAATATTATGGTAAAAACTACGGTGTAATATTTACAGCATACGGTATAGCTGCAATTTTAGGTACACTGCTTTCCGGTAAAATTAAAGACATGACGGGCTCTTATTTTACAGTGTTCCCAATAGTTATGATAATAGCAATCATAGGTATCATAATCTCATTAGCCTTAAGACCTCCCAAGTCTTAA
- the tmk gene encoding dTMP kinase encodes MNYIVFEGIDGSGKSTVSKMFLQYLLNKGYSVLYTKEPYTSDIDVLIRKNQTNKTLLFLFLADRSIHIEKLKKQHVDFIVSDRSFYSTICYQGYGGGIDVEFVTKLNEFVVEDFLPNTVFYLDCTPEVALSRIKKLDAIEHKHLTFFQKVREGYLDLAKKHNFITINAQGNLQEVFSNTVEYYETRFS; translated from the coding sequence ATGAATTACATTGTTTTTGAGGGCATTGACGGCAGTGGTAAAAGCACTGTCTCAAAAATGTTTTTACAGTATTTGCTAAACAAAGGATACAGCGTATTATACACAAAAGAACCATACACATCAGATATAGACGTGCTAATAAGAAAAAATCAAACGAACAAAACTTTGCTTTTTTTGTTTTTAGCCGATAGGTCTATACATATAGAGAAACTTAAAAAACAACATGTTGATTTTATTGTAAGTGATAGGTCTTTTTACTCAACAATTTGCTATCAAGGATACGGTGGTGGCATAGATGTTGAATTTGTAACTAAACTTAATGAATTTGTTGTTGAGGATTTTTTACCAAATACTGTATTTTACCTGGATTGCACCCCAGAAGTGGCATTAAGTAGAATTAAAAAACTTGACGCTATAGAACACAAACATTTAACTTTTTTTCAAAAGGTTAGAGAGGGTTATTTAGATCTTGCAAAAAAACACAATTTTATCACAATTAATGCCCAGGGCAATCTTCAAGAAGTTTTTTCGAATACAGTGGAATATTATGAAACAAGATTTAGCTAA
- a CDS encoding PSP1 domain-containing protein, giving the protein MSIAYVVFKHSNSIIPFKYTKFELKVGDFVIAESERGLNLAKVIKISKEKDDKLKSIVRVATASDLQRYNENLVLAQKAKKYCAQESKNLNLDIKLVDVEYTIDNSKIIFYFTSPTRVDFRHLVKKLASYFKTRIEMRQIGVRDEAKLIGGIGLCGQIVCCKRFLQNFEPVSIKMAKDQNLSISVKKISGICGRLLCCLYYEEHIYSDFLKNLPPKGSIIKTDECEGEVVLVNPIKNTVVIKDQENKMIEVGVNDIKSVIKIAEEKGEEYEIIEEE; this is encoded by the coding sequence ATGAGTATTGCGTATGTCGTATTTAAACACTCAAATAGTATAATTCCTTTTAAATATACGAAATTTGAGCTAAAGGTTGGCGATTTTGTGATTGCTGAGTCAGAAAGGGGCTTAAATCTCGCAAAGGTAATAAAAATATCTAAAGAAAAGGATGACAAATTAAAAAGTATCGTGAGAGTAGCAACTGCATCTGACCTTCAAAGGTACAATGAAAATCTTGTGTTAGCACAAAAAGCCAAAAAATATTGCGCACAAGAGTCAAAAAACTTAAATCTTGATATAAAACTAGTTGATGTTGAGTACACGATAGATAATAGCAAAATTATTTTTTATTTCACATCACCCACAAGGGTAGATTTTAGGCATTTGGTTAAAAAACTTGCTTCTTATTTTAAAACTCGTATTGAAATGCGCCAAATCGGCGTAAGGGATGAAGCTAAATTAATAGGCGGTATTGGTTTGTGCGGTCAAATAGTTTGCTGCAAGCGTTTCTTGCAAAACTTTGAGCCTGTATCAATAAAAATGGCCAAAGACCAGAATTTAAGCATAAGCGTTAAAAAAATTTCTGGCATATGTGGAAGGTTATTGTGTTGCTTGTATTACGAAGAGCATATTTACTCTGATTTTCTCAAAAATTTGCCACCAAAAGGCTCGATTATAAAAACAGACGAGTGCGAAGGCGAGGTTGTGCTTGTAAACCCAATAAAAAACACTGTTGTAATAAAAGACCAAGAAAATAAGATGATAGAAGTTGGAGTCAATGATATAAAAAGCGTAATAAAAATTGCAGAAGAAAAAGGAGAAGAATATGAAATTATCGAGGAAGAATAG
- a CDS encoding 3'-5' exoribonuclease YhaM family protein, with protein sequence MFEIIKEIKEKKHQEISGELFMVLEKHFLDAKNGDKYIGLKLKDKSGTIEAKIWKNLYHLHENFKEGDFVKLKAKTNYYKDNWQLIIEDIQKVDADEKLKDEFLPKTKKDIEVLSKELFAIINGIQNQGIKKLLLNIFGVDEFFSKFKKAPAAKSMHHAYIGGLIEHTVSVAKISKEISKFYMPIDVDILVAVALLHDIGKVYEIDASTFNYTNEGRLIGHIVIGYNLVKEKLKSAKLSFEQEIQILHCILSHHGEYEYGSPKIPKTKEALLLHLIDTMDSKMEPLQNLQANETNWTESIKILGRSFFVSKNNKSEELTLF encoded by the coding sequence TTGTTTGAAATAATAAAAGAAATCAAGGAAAAAAAACATCAAGAGATAAGTGGAGAATTATTTATGGTGTTAGAAAAACACTTCCTTGATGCAAAAAATGGTGATAAATATATTGGTTTAAAGTTAAAAGACAAAAGTGGCACTATAGAGGCAAAGATCTGGAAAAATTTATATCACTTGCACGAAAATTTTAAAGAGGGAGATTTCGTAAAACTCAAAGCAAAAACTAATTATTATAAAGACAATTGGCAACTTATTATAGAAGACATTCAAAAAGTAGATGCCGATGAGAAATTAAAAGATGAGTTTTTGCCAAAAACAAAAAAAGATATAGAAGTCTTATCTAAAGAACTTTTTGCTATTATAAACGGCATACAAAACCAAGGTATTAAAAAATTGCTGCTTAACATTTTTGGAGTTGATGAATTTTTTTCTAAATTTAAAAAAGCGCCTGCTGCAAAAAGTATGCATCATGCCTATATTGGTGGCCTAATTGAGCATACAGTTTCGGTTGCTAAAATATCTAAAGAAATATCAAAGTTTTACATGCCTATAGATGTAGATATATTGGTTGCAGTGGCGCTTTTACATGATATTGGAAAAGTTTACGAAATAGATGCTTCTACATTTAACTATACAAACGAGGGCAGGCTTATTGGCCACATTGTAATTGGCTATAATCTAGTCAAAGAAAAGTTAAAAAGTGCAAAACTATCGTTTGAGCAGGAAATTCAGATTCTGCATTGCATTCTAAGTCATCATGGAGAATACGAGTACGGTTCTCCAAAAATCCCAAAAACTAAAGAAGCATTATTGCTGCACCTAATTGACACAATGGACTCAAAAATGGAGCCTTTGCAAAACTTACAAGCAAATGAAACAAATTGGACTGAATCAATAAAAATATTGGGTAGAAGTTTTTTTGTGTCAAAAAATAATAAAAGTGAAGAGTTAACGCTGTTTTAA
- a CDS encoding SDR family NAD(P)-dependent oxidoreductase, whose protein sequence is MGSVIITGASSGIGKACAEIFAKNGYNLVLNARRIDRLEEIASKLKNEKIKVFYKKTDMSNKEDIFEFVESIPKDFYPIDILINNAGLSRGLEPLDQGNIDNWNEMIDANIKGVLIITKLIIPIMKKQGYGHIINLGSIAGHESYPGGNVYCATKAAIKSLTKSLRMDLIRTNIRVSSIDPGMVETEFSEVRFRDAQRAKKVYENIKPLYAEDIADVIYFIATRPQHVNIEDVIIMPTQQASVLINDRDYNK, encoded by the coding sequence ATGGGAAGTGTAATAATTACTGGTGCTTCAAGCGGCATTGGAAAAGCGTGTGCTGAAATTTTTGCAAAAAATGGTTATAATCTTGTATTAAATGCAAGAAGAATAGACAGATTAGAAGAAATTGCAAGTAAATTAAAAAATGAAAAAATAAAAGTGTTTTATAAAAAAACCGATATGTCAAATAAAGAAGATATATTTGAGTTTGTTGAATCTATACCCAAAGATTTTTACCCAATAGACATACTTATAAATAACGCTGGACTATCCCGCGGTTTAGAACCATTAGATCAAGGGAACATTGACAATTGGAATGAGATGATTGATGCAAACATCAAAGGCGTGCTGATTATAACAAAACTGATTATACCTATTATGAAAAAACAGGGTTATGGTCATATAATTAATTTAGGTTCTATTGCAGGGCATGAATCGTATCCTGGCGGAAATGTCTATTGCGCAACAAAAGCTGCTATTAAGTCTTTAACAAAAAGTTTAAGAATGGACTTAATAAGAACAAATATACGTGTATCAAGCATTGATCCAGGTATGGTAGAAACTGAGTTTAGCGAAGTAAGATTTAGAGACGCACAAAGGGCTAAAAAAGTTTACGAGAACATAAAACCATTGTATGCAGAAGATATTGCCGATGTTATATACTTTATTGCAACAAGGCCTCAGCATGTAAACATTGAAGATGTAATTATAATGCCTACTCAGCAAGCAAGCGTTTTGATTAATGATAGGGATTACAACAAATAG
- the miaA gene encoding tRNA (adenosine(37)-N6)-dimethylallyltransferase MiaA gives MKTIVILGQTATGKSELAFRLAKTLNGEIISADSIQIYKYFDVGSAKPSKTCLKEIKHHLIDIKEPDEDYSAQEFSIQAKQIIQEIKSIGKIPMLCGGTLFYIDALLNSLDLIPQVDSKIKNFFDSVGNENVINLYKWLKIIDPKWAQKINKNDKQRTIRALSVFLQTGSSLTNFFNTKKKENFFENCMIFSLQISDNVLEKRIIHRTTNMLDGLIEETLNIIKMGFAQTKPMQSIGYRQALLYINGKITKEEMTDSIIKETKLYAKRQKTYFSSKFKDKSIKVDYKNAFETIMEYLYQSHLP, from the coding sequence ATGAAAACGATAGTAATATTGGGTCAAACAGCAACAGGCAAATCAGAGTTAGCATTTAGACTTGCAAAAACACTAAATGGTGAAATAATTTCTGCAGATTCCATTCAAATTTATAAATATTTTGATGTAGGATCTGCAAAACCGTCAAAGACATGCTTAAAAGAAATTAAACATCATTTGATTGATATTAAAGAACCAGATGAAGATTATAGCGCCCAAGAATTTTCGATCCAAGCCAAACAAATAATACAAGAGATTAAATCAATAGGTAAAATTCCTATGCTTTGCGGAGGCACATTGTTTTATATTGATGCGCTGCTAAATTCACTTGACTTAATTCCCCAAGTGGATTCAAAAATTAAAAACTTTTTTGATAGTGTAGGCAATGAAAATGTGATTAATTTATATAAATGGCTTAAAATTATTGATCCTAAATGGGCACAAAAAATTAACAAAAATGATAAGCAACGTACTATTAGAGCTTTGAGTGTTTTTTTACAAACTGGAAGTAGTTTAACGAATTTTTTTAATACAAAAAAGAAGGAAAATTTTTTTGAAAATTGCATGATATTTTCATTGCAAATTTCAGACAATGTATTAGAGAAAAGGATAATTCATAGAACAACAAATATGCTTGATGGACTTATAGAAGAGACGCTTAATATTATAAAAATGGGTTTTGCCCAAACAAAACCCATGCAGTCTATTGGTTATAGGCAAGCTTTACTGTATATTAATGGTAAAATAACCAAAGAAGAAATGACAGACAGTATTATAAAAGAAACAAAACTATACGCTAAAAGGCAAAAAACATACTTTAGCTCAAAGTTTAAAGATAAAAGCATCAAAGTGGATTACAAAAATGCTTTTGAAACAATTATGGAATACCTATACCAAAGCCATCTGCCTTAG